CACTGGACGCGAACTGCGCGGCGACGTCGGCGAAGGCGTCGAGGTGGGCGCGAGCCGCCCCGGGCGACCAACCCGGTCGGGCGAGGACCTCGATGTCGACCCCGAGCTCGCGCTCGGCCTCACCGACGAGGTCGGGCAGCGACATGCCGGCTCCGCGCCGCAGCCGGGAGACCATGCCGGCGATGTGGCGCAGCCGGGTCAGGGCGGCGTCAGAGATGGCCTGCCCGGACTCGCCGAGCCAACCGGGCTCGGGCAGCTGGTCCAGGGCGTCGATGATCGTCACGACGTCGTCGGGACCGGACGCCGGTCCACCGACGGCAGGCTCCTCCCCGGTCTCGGCGGCGATCTGCGCAGCGACCTCGGCCCTCGCCTCGCGGCCGAGGTGCCGCGCCCAGGCCCCGAGCCCGTCGAGGTCGGCCGGACCGAGCAGCCCGGGAGGTCCGGTGAGCAACCGCATGAGCCGGTCCCCCCGCATGGGGTCCTGCACGATCGTCAGCAGCGAGATGACGTCGGCGACCTCGGGGGTGAGCAGCAGCCCACCCAGCCCGACGACCTCGTGCGGGATGTTGCGGGCAGCGAGCGCCTCGGCGATGAGGGTGAACTGACTGCGCTTGCGGCACAGCACGGCCGCGCTGCGGCGGGCCGTGCCCCCGTCGCCCGTCCCCCGCCTGGTCTCGATCCACTCCGCGACCCGAGCCGCCTCCTCGTGGGCCGTCTCGGTGCGCAGTGCCTGCACCTGACCACGCTGGGCACCCGGCCGAGCGCGAAGGGAGGTCACCGGCACCCCGCTCACGGCGCCGAGCGGTCCGGCCACGGCGTTGGCGACCTCGAGGATCGTCTCGTCGTTGCGCCAGCTCGTCGACAGGTGCTTGACCGGGGCCGGTTGCCCCGCCGTCGCGAAGTGCCTGGGGAAGGTCGCCAGCGTGGTCGCGCTCGCCCCGCGCCAGGCATAGATGGACTGGTGCGGGTCGCCGACCGCGGTGACCGCTGCGGGCGGCTGGCCCTGGGGGGCGAAGAGCTCGCGCATGAGGACCAGCTGGGCCTCGGAGGTGTCCTGGAACTCGTCGAGCATGACCACGCGGAACCGGTCGCGCTCGGCCTGGCCGAGGTCGGGGAATCGGGTGGCGAGCGCCGCGGCGAGCGCCATCTGGTCGGCGAAGTCCATGACCGACCGCTCGCGCTTGACCTCCCGGTAGCGCTCGACGATCGGCAGGATGAGCCGCTGCTGCGCCATCGGGGTGATGACCTTGCCGCGGAAGTCCTTGGTGAAGTCCTTGTCCGAGGCCGCCACGCCCTCGAGGTGGGCCAGCGTCCGCCGGGAGAAGTCCTCGATGTCCTGCGGCGTGCACAGGTGCTCGGCCAGCTCACCGGCGAGCGAGACGATCGCGTAGGTCACGGTGGACTCGACCTTGTCGATGTCCTCCATCGGACCGTCCCACGCAAGCACGACCTCGTGCGCGAGCTGCCAGGTGGCCGCCTCGGACAGCAGTCGCGAGTCCTTCTCGTAGCCCAGCCGCAGCGCCCCCTCACGCACCAGCCTCCCGGCGTAGGAGTGGTACGTGGAGATCGTCGGCGTGCCGCCGAGGCCGTCGGCGTCGCCCTCGGGAGGCGTCCACACCCCGGTCTGCTCCAGCGTGGCCAGTCGGCGGGCGACCCGCTCGGCGAGCTCGCCGGCAGCCTTGCGGGTGAAGGTCAGCCCGAGGACCTGCTCAGGGGTGACCAGGCCGTTGGCGACGAGCCACACGACGCGCGCGGTCATCGTCTCGGTCTTGCCGGAGCCGGCACCCGCGACGACGAGGAGCGGCTCGAGCGGTGATTCGATGATCTCGCGCTGCTCCTCGGTGGGCGGGTGCTCCTGACCCAGCGCACGGGCGAGGTCGACGGCACCGATCGTGGGTGGCCAGGTCATCGCAGTCGTCCCCCTTCGTCATGGGCCGGGCAGGAGGAGCGGACCGGGCAGATGCGGCAGCGTCCCTCCTCCGGCTGGGCGGCGAAGGTGGCCGCAGCCATCCCGTCGGCCGCGTCGGTGATCAGGTCGTGGAAGTGTCGCGGGTCGTCCGCGGCACCGATCGGCTCTTGTCCTTGCACGGCGTTCTTGGAGGTGCGCGCCTTGCCCAGGTGCACCAGGGCCGCGCCCGCGCCCTCGGTGCCGTGCTCACCGAAACCGCCCTCGGCGATCGCCACCTGGTAGGACCCCAGCTGTGGGTGCTCGGACAGGTCCTTGGCGGTGGGCGCGGAGGAGCCGGTCTTGTAGTCGATGACCCGCACGCGCCCGTGGGCGTCGACCTCGAGCCGGTCGACGCTGCCCTGCAGCACCGCCCGGCCCAGCTCGACGCGGAAGCGCTCCTCGGTCGCCACCGGCCGCCAGCCCTCGTGGGCCGCTCGCTGGTGGTACTCCGCGAGCCAGTGGGCCATCGCCCGTGCCCGCTCCAGCTTTTGGTCGGTGACCCAGCCGGGCGCCATGCCGAGGGAGGGCCAGCGCCGCTCGAGCTCGGCCTGGAAGGCCTCCTCCCCCGCGTCGCCGAGGTCGTGCGCGAGCGCGTGGATCAGGGTGCCCACCTCGGCCGAGGTCTGGCTCGGCCCGTCTCCGCCGGCCGACTGCAGGAGCCAGCGCAGTCCGCAGTCGGTGAACAGCTGCACCTTGGACGGACTGACGGTGACGGGGATGCCCTCCTGCCGGACCGGGCGGGTGTCGCTGAGGTCGCGCAACGCCCACCACGACGAAGGGGAGGCCCCTGCCACTCCCGCAGCGGCGAGCAAGGCGAGCCGCGCGACGGCCCGAGCGACCGCGGCCGGGTCGGTGGACGCGAGCTGCTGGCGCAGCCGCGCGACGAGTCCGGTCAGGTCGAGCGGTGCCGGGGCATCGGTCGGCTCCCGCCGCAGGACGTCCTGCGGGAGCGGGTCGACGATGTCGAGGTAGACCGACGGCTGCTCGTCCTCGGCGG
The genomic region above belongs to Janibacter limosus and contains:
- a CDS encoding ATP-dependent helicase, whose protein sequence is MTWPPTIGAVDLARALGQEHPPTEEQREIIESPLEPLLVVAGAGSGKTETMTARVVWLVANGLVTPEQVLGLTFTRKAAGELAERVARRLATLEQTGVWTPPEGDADGLGGTPTISTYHSYAGRLVREGALRLGYEKDSRLLSEAATWQLAHEVVLAWDGPMEDIDKVESTVTYAIVSLAGELAEHLCTPQDIEDFSRRTLAHLEGVAASDKDFTKDFRGKVITPMAQQRLILPIVERYREVKRERSVMDFADQMALAAALATRFPDLGQAERDRFRVVMLDEFQDTSEAQLVLMRELFAPQGQPPAAVTAVGDPHQSIYAWRGASATTLATFPRHFATAGQPAPVKHLSTSWRNDETILEVANAVAGPLGAVSGVPVTSLRARPGAQRGQVQALRTETAHEEAARVAEWIETRRGTGDGGTARRSAAVLCRKRSQFTLIAEALAARNIPHEVVGLGGLLLTPEVADVISLLTIVQDPMRGDRLMRLLTGPPGLLGPADLDGLGAWARHLGREARAEVAAQIAAETGEEPAVGGPASGPDDVVTIIDALDQLPEPGWLGESGQAISDAALTRLRHIAGMVSRLRRGAGMSLPDLVGEAERELGVDIEVLARPGWSPGAARAHLDAFADVAAQFASSADRPTLGGFIDWIEAAVQQERGLEAPVVEPTKDAVQILTCHAAKGLEWDVVAVPGLSEGVFPAHASRSSFTDEGGWTLGQVNESGWISGLDGVPFPLRGDREGLPHLDLSLAETKALQDELKRYRAANGDHGLLEERRLAYVAFTRARSQLLLGSWVWGATGQQPRLPSRFLDEACVTGVVDQVDQAEMPESKEVRNPSLEVSRQVMWPGGDPAPERAGLASAATQMAGLDAGDVADELGADPLDDQLRLLLEERERRRRSRGQDLSVELPAHLSTSQLVSLARDASAFALDLRRPMPQPPQVAGRRGTAFHAWVEEHYADAGLVDVFDLPGSADESLGDEDLTVMQEHFLASEWADRVPLEVELSLEIVLGGHAVRGRVDAVFADDDGGVSVVDWKTGRPPRGAEARVRAVQLSAYRIAYARWRGIDPDRVRGAFFHAATGETLRPELLSEDEIVALLGDVVQDGAGSLA